Genomic segment of Pseudomonas sp. CCI4.2:
TTGCGGCAGCCATCAGCAGCCCGTGTTGCTGCAAACCTACACCCGTGACACCGGTGAACTGATGCACGACCTCTCGGTACCGATCATGGTTCAAGGTCGTCATTGGGGTGGACTGCGTCTGGGCTACAAACCCGAGGGTCTGCCACCGTCTACGCGTGGCTAAGAAGTTTCCTGCGAAATCAGCGATTCCCGGCATTTACTTGTGGGAATCGTCTGAAATCTAACCGCGGTGAGTCACCGAATACTGATAACGACTACTGCTTTCGAAAGCGTAAGTTCGTCCTTCATTTAGGCCGTTTTGCAGGGCGTTTAAGTTGTAAGCCCCTCAAAAGTCCTTAACGTTTGTGGGACTGTTCTGAAATATCGTGATGACCTTGACGTCGGTTCGCGGCTGAGCAAGCTGGTTTAAATCAACAGTCACTTTTTGATTTAAGCAGTCTGACTTTCAGCTGCATTCCACAGGCATTGAACATTATGGTTTCTATTTTTAAAACAGTGTGTGACGGGCGCTGCCCTGACCTTCACGTTCAAACGCGCGGTGTTACGGTGCGCATCGGCTTATTCTTCGATGGAACAGGCAATAACCGAATAAACAGCCAAATCGCGGCGGATTGCCGTGCTCAAGCGGTAATGAACAACAACGCTCATACCGGCGCTTGCGCTGGACGTCATGCGAACGCCGCTAGCAGTTATGCTAGCGACATTACGAACATTGCCCGGCTGTATGAATTGTATGTATTGCGGCCCAAGGCGCATGAGACACCGCAGGGGTTAAGTGTGTCTGTGCCCATTTACGTCAGCGGCGCTGGCACCACATCTGGCAAGCACGACTCTGTGTGGGCGGGCCAAGTGCTAGGGCGCGGTAACACGGGGGTTCTGGCCAAGGTCTCTGAGGGGGTGAAAAAGCTCCGAACGGTGCTCGAGACTTTTCAGACGAATAATTGCGGCTGCACGGTCGAGGGGTTGGAACTGGACCTGTTTGGATTCAGCCGAGGCGCTGCGGCGGCTCGGCATTTTGCCAACGAAGTGTTGAAACAAGAGAAGGGGGCACTTGGCCCCTTGCTCAAGCTGCAAAGTATTGCGTGGGGGTCCGACTTCGCGTGGGGTTCAGGCAGCGTCAGGCTGAAGGTGATCGGGTTATTCGACACGGTGGCCGCGATCGGTGGTTTTTCAGACTTCGGAAATACGAGGGATAACTGCAATCGCCGGGTCAATCTTTACCTACCTCCAGGCAGCGCTCAACAGGTGCTGCACTTGGTTGCAGGTGATGAGCAGCGGCGTAATTTTGCCTTGAACAGCGTGACGCCGGGTTGGCCCAAGGAGATCGTGTTGCCAGGGGCCCACTCTGATATCGGCGGCGGCTACCACCTGAATGTTCGCGAAAAAGTGCTGCTCTCCCGTCCTCGGCGCAGTGTTGTCAATCTGAATACGGCGTTTCATGAAACGGTTGCCTGGCGCGAAAGCCAGGCTGATCTTCAGACCATAGACGCCAGGGAGTGGCTAGACCCGCTGGACGCGGAGGCTTCGCTGTCGATCGAGAACGATGAACGTCTCCCCAATGCGGGCAGCAACACGGTTGGGGTAAAAGCGGTTGTGGCAGCGGTGAGTATGAATCGCCGGGTTTATGGACATCTCTCTCGGGTTTATTTGCGCGTGATGCATGAATTGGCAAGCGCCGAGGGCGTGCCGTTGGAACCAGTGCCAGACAGCCCGGCGCTGAGCCTGGTGCCGGAATTACAGGTCATCGCTCAAAAGCTGATTGCGTACGCCAAAGGTGGTCCGTACACGCTGGATGAGGGCGAGCAGCGTTTACTGCGTCGACGTTTCATCCATCGGTCCGCGCATTGGAGTGCGCTGGTCGGCAGCGGTGCCAGCCGAAGCCACGCGATTTTCGTGCACGCGCCGGAGCCTGGGGGACGAATTTGCCACCCCAATGTTGGCAAGCCCGGTTACCCCGAATGACCTTTTTCGCTAGACCATGGGATGGTTTGTTACCGGTTATGTAACGAAGCTATGCAAGGGATAGCTTTTTCCCCAGGCGTCTAACCCCTAAGATAGCGACATCGTTACCTTGCTAATGAAATCTCGGGAGTACGCTCATGCATAGCAAACTCGATGTCGCCGTCATGATCGGAAGCGGCGTTCCACCGTCAATGCGCGCGTTGGGCCAGCAGATGTGCTGGGTGGTTTTGCTTAACGGTGAGCGACGAGGCACTGCCTTTGCCAGCCGCCATGATGCCGAAGAGTGCCGATCAGCCTGGGCCGCCCAGTTGTCCATGACGGCCTGACGTCACTACGGTTGCCGGCAGCCTATTTGTTGGCTTCGTGCAACAGCGCATTGAGTTCATCCACAACCGGCGCCCAATCGGCGTCTACGCGTAATTCTTCTTTAAGAAATTTCGCCTGTTGCGGTGTCCAGAACTCAGCGTCGATCAGTTTGACGTCTTCGGGCAGCGGGCCATGGCTGTCGACGAATGCGTCAATGCTGGCCTGATCGGAATCAAGGCCCAGTTGATCGAATAAGGTCTGTAGGGTGGGTGTCGTCAAGTCCATGTCATCTCCGTCGCGGGCAAGTAACTTGTTGGATGGCAACGCCACACTTTAACCGTGGCACAGTATCTGAGGCTTTGGCTCGGCAAGAGTTCGGATGGAAATGCCCGAAGACGAAAATTCTGGACGACGGCGAACTAAGCGCTCAATGCGCCGGCGTCTACAGCCACTTTTAACGCCTTGGCCGATTCCTTTGCTGCCGCCGCAGCGACGTCGGCGGTTTTGAACCAACGGTCTTTTTCGACCTGGTGGTAGCTGATAGCGTTTTTCCCTTCCTTGGCACGCATTACAATTACAGCTTGGTACTCGCCTTCGACTTCTCTGGACTCACCCCAGATGAAGAATTCGCCGATATCAAATTCAGTCACTATTACCTTCCCATGGATGACGAGTTGCTACTCTATGGCGTGCTTGTGCTTCGCCGGTAGTCTTGAGGTGCGCGAGTATGGCAGTTGTTGACGTGCTCAGGCGGTGTTTAGCACTAACGATGACGAATGACAGGTTGTCGGATCGAGGGCTGATCGGCAGGGGCAAGCTTGGGGTATTGGGGTTAAACCGAACTATTGCTTGATAGCGGACGAAAGGTATATATCCGTAAGGCGCCGCTAGCCGGTAGAATTGCTTTTTTCCCCCCCCTCGGATTTACCATTCGATATTCCCCGGTCACTGGGGGTAGCGTCCTGAAAGGCTCGAGCGATATTGCTAGGCGCCGAACCCCATGGACCAAGACCCGTTTTCTGCGGCGCCCGACACAGTTGGGTACGCTCATTTTCAAGTTTGAGGATTCTTCATTGGCAGTCAGTAATCTGGACATGCACGCATTGTTCGTACTTGGCGATCTTCGCGCCAAGCTGGTCAAGCAATTTCAATCCCGTTTCGTTTATGTCACTGAGCAGAATGCCGAAGGCATTTACATTGCCGAAATCGACACTGAAACCGCGTTGGTGGTGGACGATAAACCCCGACTCGAACTCAAAGTAGGCGATCATTTTCGCGCGGCGGTATTGCCCAGCCGTGAAGGTGGGAAGTTCGAATTGAAATTCCGCGATATCAAATTGACGGTCTACGGGCTAGGCGAATATGCCTATGTCGATACCGCTGAGGGGCACGGGATAGTGTTCAAGGAAGGTCAGACTGTTGTCACAGTGTTCGCGGCTCACGAGCAGTTGCAAGGCACACTCAGCAAGACATTAAAAGCGGTGACCGGCAAAGCTGCCAAATGGCGCAAGGGTGAGCTGACCTTCAAGGCCAGTGAATAATCCCCTCAGTGTCCACCGGCATCCCGTTCGCCGCTGACCTCCGGTGGCACGTCATCGCCGGCCACGCGTTTGCGGAACAACCCGGTACGTGCCAACAACAATGTGGTGACCGGTACAGTGATCGCCAGCAGTATCGGGATTAACCAGGCGTGCAGCACCGGCCCGGAGTTCAGGGCCGAGAAATAAACGATAGAAGCCAAGGCCACTAGCCACGCACCCAGCGTAGAAGCCAGCGCTGGTGGGTGCATGCGTTGAAAGAAGTCCTGCATTCGCAGCAAGCCCAAGGCCCCGGTCAGGGCCAATAGGCTGCTGGATAGCAATAAGAGTGCGGTAACGACTTCGACCCAATACGGCAACACGCTGAGCGAACTCATTCGATCACCTCACCACGCAATAGAAATTTTGCCAGCGCAAATGACCCGACGAAACCAAATAAAGCGATCAGTAGCGCGGCCTCGAAATAGGTGTCGCTGGCGTAGCGAATGCCCAGCACCAGCATTATCAACATGGCGAGCACGTAGAGATAATCCAGCGCCAATACCCGGTCCTGCGCGGACGGGCCAATGAATAAACGAATTAACGTCAATACCATCGCCAAGGCAAAAATGCACAGGGTCAGCAGGATTGCGTTGGACAGCAGGTCACTCATTGGAAAATCTCCATCAGCGGGCGCTCATAACGGTGTTTGAAATGGGCAATGAATTGAGCCTCATCGTCCAGATCAAACACGTGCATCAATAGCACGCTGCGGTCCAGCGCTAGCTCTGACCACACAGTACCCGGCACCACTGTGGTAATCATCGACAGGGCCGCCAAGCCATTGGCGTCGCGTAAGTCCAACGGGACTTTGACGAATGCCGGGCGAGGCGGGCGCCGCTTGGCATTCCATACGCGCCAGCCCACGGCCAAGTTAGACGAGATGACATCGCACCCCACTTGCAAGACCAGTTTAAACAGGACGTTCGGTTTGCCGATGCGTACCGGCAGCGGACGCAACGGCGCCGTGAGCACCGGTGCGATAAACCCCAATAGCGCGCCCAGCAGCAGGTTGCCAAGGCTGAGTGACCCGTTCAGCAGCAGCCACAGCACCCAAAGTGCCAATGACAGCCATGGGGCAGGAAAGAACCGCTTCATGGTTGTGTCTCTCCAGCCGAAGTGGGTCCGAGCAGTGGCCGTGCGGCCATCACCGACAACACATAGTGCTGTGGATCATGTAACGCAGCAGCCGTGTCTTGTGTGTAGCGCAGCAAGGGTTCGGCTTTGAACGTCAGCGCGATGCATAACCCCAGCAGAATCACGATGGGCAGGCATTCGTAGCGACGCAGCAGCGGGGAAGGCCGGTTCGCAGGTGTCCAGAAACGCTGAATGCCGACTCTGGAGAAAGCCACCAGCGACGTGAATCCGGAAAAAATCAGCAAGCCGATCAACGTCCAACTGACACTGGAAATCGCTTCTTCCTTTGCCACATCCAGCCCCAGCGGATTGAGCAGCGCACTGAGCAGGGTCAGTTTGCCGATGAAACCCGACAGTGGGGGCATACCGATGATCAACAAGGCGCAGGCGATGAAGCTCAGGCCGAGGAAGGCTTTGGTCATGGGGATTACCTGACCCACCACTGCTTTCTGTTCGTCATCAAGATTGGTACCCGGGGGCGGATGCAGCGACTCCACGGTTTTGGGCAGTTGGTCGGGGTCCTCCTCCAGCGGTATTTCGTTAGCCGAGCGCGAGCGTTCAATCAGTTCTGCTAGTAGGAACAAAGCGCTGAGGGTCAGGGTCGAACTGACCAGGTAAAACAGCGCGCCCGACGTCAAGCTCGGCTGTGCAAAACCGATGGCTGACAACAGGATGCCCGCCGACACGAGGATGCTCAGACTGGCCATTCGCTCAAGACGTTGGGCCGCAAGAATGGCCACGGCTGAGGTCACTACCGTCGCCATGCCGCCGTAGATCAGCCAGTCCCCACCAAAAAACGCCGAGGCGCCTGCCTGCCCGGAAAACAGTAGCGTCCACAGCCGCAATACGGTGTAGACGCCGACTTTGGTCATGATCGCGAACATCGCCGCAACCGGTGCGCTGACGGCGGAATACGCCGGCACCAGCCAGAAATTCAGCGGCCACATCCCGGCTTTGGCCAGGAACGCGGTGGCCAGAATGGCCGCGCCGGCGTGCAATAGGCCGCGATCCGCTTCGGGAATCAATGGGATTTTCATCGCCAGATCGGCCATGTTCAAGGTGCCGGTGACGCCATAGATCATCGCCGCCCCGATCAGGAACAGCGACGACGCCACCAAGTTGATGGTGATGTAATGCAAGCCCGCCGAGACCCTGGCGCGGCCGGAGCCATGCAGCATCAAGCCGTACGATGCCGCCAACAGCACCTCGAAAAACACGAACAGATTGAACAGGTCAGCGGTCAAAAATGCCCCGTAAAGGCCCATCAACTGAATCTGAAACAGCGCATGAAAACTGGCGCCCGCCCGGTCCCAGCGCGCCAATGCGAAGAGCAGGGCACAGACGCCAATGATTCCGGTCAACACCAGCATCAGCGCAGAAAGATGGTCCACCACCAACACGATGCCGAACGGTGCTTCCCAATTGCCGGGCAGGTAGACACCGATGGAGCCCGTGGTGCCCTCCTGCTGGACCCATGCCAGCAGGCAGATCGAAATACCCAATCCAACCACGGTGGACAGCAGATTGATTTTGGCTTTTAGGGGCCGACGCTTTTCACTCAGCATTAACATCAGGGCGGCGGTCAACAGCGGCAGCAGAATCGGTACGACGATCAGCTGATTCATAAACGTCGCAGGATTCAGTTCGGTCATTGTGTCGGCTCCCGGCCATCCACATGGTCGGTGCCGGTCAGGCCCCGTGATGCCAACAGCAACACCAGAAACAGTGCGGTCATGGCGAAGCTGATGACAATCGCGGTCAGCACCAATGCTTGCGGCAATGGGTCGGTGTAATTGAGCAAGTCATGGGGCACACCGTCCTTGATGATCGGCTCCTTGCCGATGAACAGGCTGCCCATGCTGAAGATGAACAAATTGACCCCGTATGACAGCAGGCACAGGCCCATGACCACCTGGAACGTTCGCGGTCGCAGGATCAGCCACACCCCTGAAGCGGCCAATACCCCGATGGCAATGGCGATGACTTCTTCCATCAGGCAGCTCCTTGCGTGGTGATGGGTTTGGGCAGCGAGGTCGGACGATGACTACGCACCGATTGGTGGCCCAACGCCGTGAGAATCAGCAAGGTCGAACCCACCACCACGGCATAGACGCCGATGTCGAAAAACAGCGCGCTGGCGATATGCACGTCCCCAAGTAACGGCAGGTTCAGATGTGCGGTATGCGTGGTGAGGAATGGATAACCCAAGGTCATGGCTCCCAGGCCTGTGAGTGTCGCGCAAAGTAGGCCGGTACCCATCCAGCGCAACGGCCGCAGGCTCATTTGCGCTTCGACCCACTGGGTGCCTGCAACCATGTACTGCAGGATGAACGCCACCGACATCACCAATCCGGCAACAAAGCCGCCACCGGGCTGATTGTGCCCGCGCATGAACAAGTACATCGACACGATGAACGCAATGGGCAGGAGCAAACGCACCAATACCGCGGGCACCATCATGAACCCCAGCGCGGTGTCGCTGGCGCTGCGCGGGTTGACCAGATCGGTCACCACGTCGCGGCCCAACAGACGCTGTTGCGCCGGTAACGGAATGCTTTCCTTGGGAGGACGGAAGCGTCTGAGCAAGGCAAATATGGTCAGTGCCACGGCCGCCAATACGGTGATTTCACCCAGGGTGTCGAAGCCGCGAAAGTCCACCAGCATGACGTTCACTACGTTGCTGCCGCCACCCTGGGGCAACGCGTGACGGAGGTAGAACGACGAAATCGTATTGGGTGTCGGCCGGGTCAGCATGGCGTAGGAGAGCAGCGCCATACCGCCACCGACCAGCCCCGCTAACAGCAAGTCACGAATCCGTCGAGCGCGGGCACGGTTGAGGCTGTCCGGCGACGGCGCGACATTTTCGTTACGCCTCGGCAGCCAACGCAGCCCAAGCAGAATCAATACTGTTGTGACGACTTCCACGACCAGTTGGGTCAGGGCCAGGTCCGGTGCCGAAAACCAGACAAAGGTCATACAGGTCATCAACCCGCAGACGCTGACCATGGTGAGTGCTGCCAGACGGTGATATTTAGCCTGCCATGCAGCGCCAATGGCACAGGCGATTGCGATGAGCCACAAAGTCACGAACACCCCGGAGCCGGGAATTTTTGGTCGATCACCCCAGCTCAAACCGCTATGAAACATCGGGATCGCGCCGGCGATCAGTGCCACTAACACCAAAAGAAACAACTGCGCCTGCAAGCGGCGGGTACTGAACAAACGCTCAAAACGTCGCGCCCAGCGCATTTTTAGCACCAGGACTCGTTCGAACAAACGTTTGCCGTTCAAGCGGGAAACCAGCGGTGGGCCGGTAAAGCGCTCCTGTTTGAACGAGGTCCGCAACAGCAAAAACAGGACGATGCCGCCGCCCATGGCCACCAGACTCATGATCATTGGCGCATTCCAGCCGTGCCAAATTGCCAGGCTGTACGCTGGCAATGCGCCGCCAACCACCGGCTGGGCGGCCGCAGCCAGCAAAGGCCCCACGGATTGCGCCGGGAAAATACCGACAACCAGGCAAGCGAACACCAGCAGTTCCACAGGAACACGCATCCAGCGTGGCGGTTCGTGAGGGGTATGGGGCAGGTCGGTAGCCTTTGGACCGAAAAACACATCCACAGTGAAGCGTAACGAATAGGCAACGCTGAACGCCCCGGCAATGGTCGCCACCACAGGCAGGGCGACCTCAACCCACGCGGTGGAAGAGATGAACACGGTCTCGGCGAAGAACATTTCCTTGGACAGAAAACCGTTGAGCAGCGGCACGCCGGCCATGGCTGCACTGGCAACCATTGCCAATGTGGCGGTATAGGGCATTAGTTTGATTAAGCCGCTGAGGCGTCGAATATCACGGGTGCCGCTCTCGTGGTCGATGATCCCGGCGGCCATGAAGAGCGACGCTTTGAACGTGGCGTGATTGAGGATGTGAAACACCGCCGCGACCGCCGCTAATGGGCTGTTCAAGCCGAGCAGCAAGGTAATCAGCCCCAGATGGCTGATGGTTGAATACGCCAGCAAGCCTTTGAGGTCGGTCTGGAAAATCGCCGAGTACGCACCCAGCAGCAGGGTGCAGGCACCGGCACCGCTGACGATCCAGAACCATTGTTCAGTGCCCGACAACACCGGCCAGAACCTGGCCAGCAAAAACACCCCGGCCTTGACCATCGTCGCCGAATGTAAATAAGCCGACACCGGCGTCGGCGCGGCCATGGCGTGGGGCAGCCAAAAGTGGAACGGAAACTGCGCGCTTTTGCTCAAGGCGCCGATCAGGATCAATGGCAAGAGTACCGGGTACAGCGCGTGGGCGCGGATCTGGTCGCCAGCGGCGAGCACTGTATCCAGGTCGTAACTGCCGACCACATGGCCGAGCAGCATGACGCCCACCAATAACGCCAACCCCCCGGCGCCGGTTACGACCAATGCCATATAGGCACCCCGTCGCGCATCGGCGCGGTGGTGCCAATAACCAATGAGCAAGAAAGAGAAGAGGCTGGTCAGCTCCCAGAAAAACACGATCTGGATCAGGTTGCCGGAAATGACCAAACCCAACATCGCGCCCATGAACGCGAGAAAAAACGCGAAAAAGCGCGGCACTGGGTCGTCTGGCGACATGTAGTAGCGGGCATAGAGCGACACTAGCGCGCCAATGCCCAATACCAGCATCGAAAACAGCCAAGCGAAACCGTCCATTCGCAACGAAAAGTTCAGGCCCAGACTGGGCAGCCAAACGAACTCCTGATGAATAACGCCGCCGTTGGCAATTTGCGGATACCACAACGCGACCTGTATCGCCCCGGCCAGGCTCAGTGCGCCTGCCAAAATCGACTCGGCATTACGCGCGTTGTGCGGCAGCAATGCCGCCAGGCAGCTGCCGATAAAGGGCAGAAGCAGCAGAACTATCAGGGACATAGGCTTCTAATCTGCGGGGAAAGGCAAGAATGATACGTGGCGGGTTGCTGATCACCAATCGCCAACCTATGGCAAGATCCTACAGAGCATGCTTTACAAGGGTAGTCTGGAGTTCGACGCCGCGCTGTCGCGCAGCAAACTGGGAAGCACTGTGTGTGCTTCGAGATTGCAGCGTGTCAGGACGCAAGCCTTCCCGAATAAATTCGGTCCCACAGATTTTGGGGCTGTACAGATTTCTGAAGGAGGTGCCGAAGGCTGCGATCAGGTCCGAAGGACCCTCGCCAACAAGTTGGCTCTACAAATAGTCGCCCGCCTATAGATTGCCGGTGAATTGAATATCGAATTACGGAAAGAGGCCCCATGAAACCATGCGGCCGAAC
This window contains:
- a CDS encoding K+/H+ antiporter subunit F encodes the protein MSDLLSNAILLTLCIFALAMVLTLIRLFIGPSAQDRVLALDYLYVLAMLIMLVLGIRYASDTYFEAALLIALFGFVGSFALAKFLLRGEVIE
- a CDS encoding Na+/H+ antiporter subunit G is translated as MSSLSVLPYWVEVVTALLLLSSSLLALTGALGLLRMQDFFQRMHPPALASTLGAWLVALASIVYFSALNSGPVLHAWLIPILLAITVPVTTLLLARTGLFRKRVAGDDVPPEVSGERDAGGH
- a CDS encoding Na+/H+ antiporter subunit E — its product is MKRFFPAPWLSLALWVLWLLLNGSLSLGNLLLGALLGFIAPVLTAPLRPLPVRIGKPNVLFKLVLQVGCDVISSNLAVGWRVWNAKRRPPRPAFVKVPLDLRDANGLAALSMITTVVPGTVWSELALDRSVLLMHVFDLDDEAQFIAHFKHRYERPLMEIFQ
- a CDS encoding monovalent cation/H+ antiporter subunit D; amino-acid sequence: MTELNPATFMNQLIVVPILLPLLTAALMLMLSEKRRPLKAKINLLSTVVGLGISICLLAWVQQEGTTGSIGVYLPGNWEAPFGIVLVVDHLSALMLVLTGIIGVCALLFALARWDRAGASFHALFQIQLMGLYGAFLTADLFNLFVFFEVLLAASYGLMLHGSGRARVSAGLHYITINLVASSLFLIGAAMIYGVTGTLNMADLAMKIPLIPEADRGLLHAGAAILATAFLAKAGMWPLNFWLVPAYSAVSAPVAAMFAIMTKVGVYTVLRLWTLLFSGQAGASAFFGGDWLIYGGMATVVTSAVAILAAQRLERMASLSILVSAGILLSAIGFAQPSLTSGALFYLVSSTLTLSALFLLAELIERSRSANEIPLEEDPDQLPKTVESLHPPPGTNLDDEQKAVVGQVIPMTKAFLGLSFIACALLIIGMPPLSGFIGKLTLLSALLNPLGLDVAKEEAISSVSWTLIGLLIFSGFTSLVAFSRVGIQRFWTPANRPSPLLRRYECLPIVILLGLCIALTFKAEPLLRYTQDTAAALHDPQHYVLSVMAARPLLGPTSAGETQP
- a CDS encoding DUF2789 domain-containing protein gives rise to the protein MDLTTPTLQTLFDQLGLDSDQASIDAFVDSHGPLPEDVKLIDAEFWTPQQAKFLKEELRVDADWAPVVDELNALLHEANK
- a CDS encoding Na+/H+ antiporter subunit C, coding for MEEVIAIAIGVLAASGVWLILRPRTFQVVMGLCLLSYGVNLFIFSMGSLFIGKEPIIKDGVPHDLLNYTDPLPQALVLTAIVISFAMTALFLVLLLASRGLTGTDHVDGREPTQ
- a CDS encoding monovalent cation/H+ antiporter subunit A codes for the protein MSLIVLLLLPFIGSCLAALLPHNARNAESILAGALSLAGAIQVALWYPQIANGGVIHQEFVWLPSLGLNFSLRMDGFAWLFSMLVLGIGALVSLYARYYMSPDDPVPRFFAFFLAFMGAMLGLVISGNLIQIVFFWELTSLFSFLLIGYWHHRADARRGAYMALVVTGAGGLALLVGVMLLGHVVGSYDLDTVLAAGDQIRAHALYPVLLPLILIGALSKSAQFPFHFWLPHAMAAPTPVSAYLHSATMVKAGVFLLARFWPVLSGTEQWFWIVSGAGACTLLLGAYSAIFQTDLKGLLAYSTISHLGLITLLLGLNSPLAAVAAVFHILNHATFKASLFMAAGIIDHESGTRDIRRLSGLIKLMPYTATLAMVASAAMAGVPLLNGFLSKEMFFAETVFISSTAWVEVALPVVATIAGAFSVAYSLRFTVDVFFGPKATDLPHTPHEPPRWMRVPVELLVFACLVVGIFPAQSVGPLLAAAAQPVVGGALPAYSLAIWHGWNAPMIMSLVAMGGGIVLFLLLRTSFKQERFTGPPLVSRLNGKRLFERVLVLKMRWARRFERLFSTRRLQAQLFLLVLVALIAGAIPMFHSGLSWGDRPKIPGSGVFVTLWLIAIACAIGAAWQAKYHRLAALTMVSVCGLMTCMTFVWFSAPDLALTQLVVEVVTTVLILLGLRWLPRRNENVAPSPDSLNRARARRIRDLLLAGLVGGGMALLSYAMLTRPTPNTISSFYLRHALPQGGGSNVVNVMLVDFRGFDTLGEITVLAAVALTIFALLRRFRPPKESIPLPAQQRLLGRDVVTDLVNPRSASDTALGFMMVPAVLVRLLLPIAFIVSMYLFMRGHNQPGGGFVAGLVMSVAFILQYMVAGTQWVEAQMSLRPLRWMGTGLLCATLTGLGAMTLGYPFLTTHTAHLNLPLLGDVHIASALFFDIGVYAVVVGSTLLILTALGHQSVRSHRPTSLPKPITTQGAA
- a CDS encoding DUF2235 domain-containing protein — translated: MVSIFKTVCDGRCPDLHVQTRGVTVRIGLFFDGTGNNRINSQIAADCRAQAVMNNNAHTGACAGRHANAASSYASDITNIARLYELYVLRPKAHETPQGLSVSVPIYVSGAGTTSGKHDSVWAGQVLGRGNTGVLAKVSEGVKKLRTVLETFQTNNCGCTVEGLELDLFGFSRGAAAARHFANEVLKQEKGALGPLLKLQSIAWGSDFAWGSGSVRLKVIGLFDTVAAIGGFSDFGNTRDNCNRRVNLYLPPGSAQQVLHLVAGDEQRRNFALNSVTPGWPKEIVLPGAHSDIGGGYHLNVREKVLLSRPRRSVVNLNTAFHETVAWRESQADLQTIDAREWLDPLDAEASLSIENDERLPNAGSNTVGVKAVVAAVSMNRRVYGHLSRVYLRVMHELASAEGVPLEPVPDSPALSLVPELQVIAQKLIAYAKGGPYTLDEGEQRLLRRRFIHRSAHWSALVGSGASRSHAIFVHAPEPGGRICHPNVGKPGYPE